TCACTCATTGTTAAGTAGATAGTACCCTTAGAAAGTCAAAAAACTTGAAGCTTAACCTGAGCCACCACATAAAAGGAATGAACAGAATATAACAATGACACCTGAGAATCTGCTTTGCACTTCTCTACATCTTCTTTGAGAGCTACAATTTTGCAATAAGTAAATAACGATTTTACGTTGGTTTGACTAGTCCTTGATGTGGAATACGAGTGGAGAATAACGAAGTTCGCATATAGATGCATAAGATTTTCAATACAAACTTGGACATAAAAAATAACGGTTACCTCACTGGCATTTAATGGATATCAACTTGGACATAAGATTCTCAACTGTCAAGTCAGTTGAGACTTGACAGAATTTGGAtagtaaaaagaaggaaagaagaaaaatagacgtTGGAATTTGTATTGAAAACCATATGTTTTTCAGCTAATTTACACATCATCCCACTCCTTTCTCTAGCCGAATTAAGGAAACAAAGTTACTGTTCAGATTCCAAAAGTGTTACAGCCGTGATAAATGATCATTCGACCGGAGACACATTTTGTTGCGACTGTGGACTTGTATTAGAAGCCTACTTAATTGATGAAAAATCTGAATGGAGAACATTCGCTGATGAACCAGCTAATAATGATCCTCATCGTGTTGGAGATAAATCAAATCCTCTTCTGTCTAATAATGGTTTAACCACGTTGATTTCCATGCCTAATAAGGGTGGTGAATCTCAATCTCAATATCCCTCTTCTAATTCTTTTAGGCGGTTTAATCAAGCTAATATGAAAGATCCTGACAAGGGTCTTATCGAGGCGTTCAAGGCGATGTCTGACAGATTGGGTCTTGTTTCTACTATAAAGGATTTGGCTAATGAGATTTATAAGAAGATGGAGGATGTGAAGAGCAGTAAAGGGAGGAGTAAGAATCCAGTGCTTGCTGCTTGTTTGTATATTGCTTGCGAGAAGCTAAAGAATCCCAGAAGGATGAAGGAGATCTGTTGGGCTGCGAATGGCCTGAAGGAGAAGATTCTTGGACATGCCATTACGGAGATTAAGAAAAATTTGGACAAAACTATGGATGATGGGAAGGCTATAGATGCTGGTGATTTCTTGAAGCGCTTTTGTTCTCTTCTTGGTATGAGTAATAAAGCTGCAGAAGCTGCTCAACAAGCATATGCAAAGACTCAAGAAGTGATTGATATTAGGAGGGCTCCTCAAAGCGTCGTGGCGTCGGTTATTTACATGATAGCTCAATTGTCTGGTGACAGAAAACAGATTCGAGATGTTGCTGATGCAACTGGAGTTAAGCCAACCACTATCAACAAATGTTGTAAGGAAATTCATCCTTTTGGGTCGCGACTGGTACCAGCTTGGTATGCTAATGAGGACCTCAAGAAGTTGTGTCAGCCTTGAAAGAAACGGAAGAAAAATCCTCCATTCATGACTGCAATTGGTGCATGCAAAACTTGCACTCCGTTTCTGCAGATGATTTTTTGTCGCTGTTGTGGTATATTGGCAACATTGGACCTCAGATGATGAAATTCCTTATTGTTTAAGACCACATGACTGAACTGATAAGTTTAATAAACCTGCAACAGATTTAATAAGAGAATTATATTTTTTCAGTCGTGCGGGTAGGTCTGTATTTCAGTCCAGAATACCTCGCGCTCGATTTCAATATAAATCTTGACAATTGAATTACTTGCCAAAATGCCTACATTAAAAGAGCCCTTAGGCTTGAACCAACCCAGTTTTGAAGTCTGATTGTAGTTTTGTAAACATAAGTCAGATGTTAATATGCTTCCTTGGGATACAACTAAAAGTTTGAACTTGAAAGAATAGAGTAGGCCTCCTGGTCAGCGCCAGAATTAGCTACCAACACTATCGTGACTTGGGGCAAATGCCGCAAATCTTTCCTTGATAAGTCCCAAATGCATTTCATTTCCGATTTGTCTTGATATCCAAGGGACTGAGGGAGCATTTGCTTAAAACTTCCAAATAGGCTTATGCTGCTAAATAGCAGTTAGCCCATGGCATTCTTTGATAAAAGGTATTTGTGCCGGTCcttaaaatttatataaactgcaAGTTTGGACCGCAGGAGttacttatttttttttattagcaaACAGCCTACAGGATTCCCTTGAGCTGCGAGATCAGCTGGCTAGTAGTCCCATTGCATAATGTCCTTACcattttcttttattcttttgaAATGACTAGTTCAAATTTTAATTTCAGGAATTTTGTTCAAGTGCGCAGTGGAAAAATACCCATGCTAACTGTGTTGTAGATCACTGTAATGATCTACAATCCACTGTAACACTCCTCAGTATGAATTACAGTTTGAAATTGTCAGATATTTTCAATACTACTTAGTAAAAATGAAGTTGTATTTCGTACCCATTCTTACTTCTCTTCTTGTAAGCTTTTGGTTTCTCCATAAAGAAACTAACCTCAGTAATGTATTGTGCTGGTAGTTAAGCAGTAATAGTTTTCTGTGTTTTACCCGAACTACAATTTGTTATTCGATTTAGGTAAAATCTGATGGGAAGGATTCCTTCTAAAAAATGATTAATTCCCCTTCTCAAACAGCATACTATACCCTCCACCGTATACAGACAAGTCTAAAATAAATGTCATGCTCCTCACTCTATGCAATGGGTGAGTGGAGCGTAGTTCTAAAATCTTAACAGTGGCCCCAGAATATGGAACTGTTCAAATAACGATATGGACCTTTGGAGACTTGACTAGACATACAATCTGTGAATGTTTTGAATGAATGTCATGCTCCTCACCCTATGCAATAAAGGATTGGAATTTTTCAAATGCTACCTGGGCTGATATAAGGGTTGGAATTTGTCCCACATCACTCAGAGAAGAAATTCTGTCTTTATTTATAATCCCTAAAACTAGAGCTTTGGGCGTGAACTACATGTACAGAAGCTGTGTTGTAGTGTCACTTCGGGTcgggtttattttattttttagcacTAATGGGTGGTGGTGTTGGTTTGCCGGAACTCTTTTTCCCTTTTTGCCCAAGTTGGTGCAGAAATGCTCGCGAGGTGTCGTTTCAGCTCAATGTAGGTAAGTGTGCCAAGTCACTGAAGTTGCCAACCCATATTACAACCGATGCTGGAAGAGCACAAATTGCACATATAGATTTTGccaatcttctttcttctttacttTTCCCTTGACGAGGTACATCAAAAATCCAACTTGGACTCTAGACTCTGGACATatcttttagcaaaattttgaagctgaCAAGTAATTTAGGACCTTAGGTGGGTTTTGTTTTTACATGCTTACAATTGGCGTTTGGATAGaaatatgaaagaaaattctAGCGTAACAGTGCATAAAATCATTTCATTCAATGTGATGTTTTGTATATGTGTAGAGCAAGGAAGGGATTTGGAAGAATTTTTTGTGTCAACTGCAGGTAAAATCTATACTTTAGTTAAGCCAGTGATACTTATATAGGTTGAAGTAGAGGCATATTGCTAATCCTTTCCATTTTGTTGATAAATCTTACAGGGAAGTTCCAGACTGACTTGGGCAATCATGGGCTGCAGAGATAGCTTCAAAAAGgagaaggaaagaagaaaagtagatGTTGGAATTTGTGTTGAAAATCATATGGAATTGATTTTTCATCCAATTTACACCAAACcccatgacagttgatagtgttCACTTTTTCAGTTTTTCATCTATTTGCTCGTCGGGTGTAAACAGGCATTTTGGCCCATAATGGATAGCCCACTTTCccaaaataagacaataaaaaaataagtgaaaattagggggagaccccaaaaaaaaaaatattctcattgttcgtgacacccataattatatgaaattattaaaaatgtcagcatgacgggttatgcatcaggggtataattca
This genomic stretch from Papaver somniferum cultivar HN1 chromosome 5, ASM357369v1, whole genome shotgun sequence harbors:
- the LOC113279571 gene encoding transcription initiation factor IIB-like, which codes for MKDPDKGLIEAFKAMSDRLGLVSTIKDLANEIYKKMEDVKSSKGRSKNPVLAACLYIACEKLKNPRRMKEICWAANGLKEKILGHAITEIKKNLDKTMDDGKAIDAGDFLKRFCSLLGMSNKAAEAAQQAYAKTQEVIDIRRAPQSVVASVIYMIAQLSGDRKQIRDVADATGVKPTTINKCCKEIHPFGSRLVPAWYANEDLKKLCQP